The DNA region TTCTCTTAATTATAGgctcttttgtgttttggtaaAATGTTAGTTTAGCTATATACATGTCTTCAGAATAGCTTCATCACTGCAATTTTAACCATGGTAAATcacttttgatattttaaatgattaataaaTCAAGATTCTCCACCGAGAGATTTCTAGTTTTCAATTATATAATGATTCCCTGTTTAcatatagaaaattatttatattctttcaATCTGCACACAAGTGCATCTGgtgtgtttattaaatattatgcTTCTTCGTTATACATATCTTTCAGTTTGACATATACATCATCTATGTGACATTTAGCTTTTTTTAATGCAATACATTTGTTCCATATCATGCCGTACGCCCACAGATGAGGCtagttaaaatttaattttcctaGCTTAGTTAGCTAATAAAGAACAATAGAACttgttaataaataaatcaataaaaactgGTTTTCATCATATCTTTTATCAAGGAATGAcaaaatgtcaatatattatacaaaagtacaaaactcacgggttttatttttgtagtgaGTTGATATCAACATCAATAAGTTTTTCTCCATATTGATTTGATAgtataataagttattttctccatattatagtataataaattaaaaatacgaAAGATTGAGGAGCAGGAGAATGTACTAAACAAGAGAGCGATGGacactaaaaacatataaaacagaATCTCTACGTGTTTGCATCCTTTCTATCTTGTGAAAACCCGTAAGGACATTTCTTCCAAATTCATATTCCTTTACTCTTCCCTTTAACCCAAATTTGCGTCTATATTCAAAATGCATGCCTTGGTCATcatctttgatctctctctttctctatctatCTCTGGTGACTGTCATATCCATAAAATATGGAGATTGTCCTCTAAAGCatttaaatatagatataaacgtgacttctttcatcttctcaaacCATGCATGCAAAGCCAATGTGTAACATTAAATTAAGCTAGAAACGTCATTCTTGGTTGGATGTCTCCTAGAGTTCCTCTGAGCACTTCATTGGGAATACAATTTTCATGTATGCTGATTACCCACTGAAGTGTTTGGGGGAACTCCCGGATCCATTCAACATATTTTAACCTAGCAAAGcgatattaattttatttggtgTACATTTCCGTCTTATATAATCCATTTTACCTTATTAGATGTTTAaggttttaattgttttttaaatggCTTCTAGGTGGATGCATataacaaacaacatacatTAGCTACgaatttgtttcaaaatttctttgtttcttttttttttggaaatttgttGTTACCTCTGCTAAACAGCCTGGTTTAGTCACTCGATCGGTTTAGTCCTTCTTCCGTAAAGATCAGTTTCTATGGTCAGTACTGGTTGCTCTCGATACCGCCAGTCTTCGAGTAGCTGTACATCACATACAtacaccccaaaaaaaaatatcagtttcGCCACATGCCCACGGACCACGGTCTTTAGGGCATAATAGagatatttaactcactttattATTCTGAAGTTGTATGATCATTACAAATGAGATTCATGTTAAATGGATATGAAAATGCCATGtgaatttctttttcaaaaaaaaaaaaatgccatgTGAATTTTGTAGCAACCAAATGTATTTTAGATCGAATGGAAGCTGATCTCCGACTCTGAATTTGTTAGCTTTAACTTATTAAAGTTTTAGAAAACGATTTATGTTATTGGTCCGAAATTGCTTAACTTATGGTTTATAATCTGGTAATAAAGTTAAATAGCAAGAAaagactttattttatttttctcattgttGGCAGGAGTAAAAGATAAGAAGTAATTGGAGTAGTCGAGTTGTAGCCCCCTGCAAAGTTCCAGTTCTTGCTTCACCCCCACGAAACTTTAGCCTATGTTTCTAGCCACACAAAAAAACTTTGACAACGTATATCCCCACCTAATTTGAATTTCAAGTTCTATCCCAACATCTTTTAAATCTAAACATTTTTTGTCTAATCTATCatttaaccaaattaaaattgtaattaatacttaaaccaaaaacccaaaatgtaAACATAAGTCGATACCTTTATAAGTACCAGAGACAAAAaaatcgagagaaaaaaaaaatagggtttaTGTGGTTTCAGCAGTTGAGACATTGATTCAGCGAAGAGGATATCATTTGGTTCAAGGAAGTGCCTCGATTCTCAGGTTGCAATGAGGTAAGATATTTAAACTCTAATAGCATGACTGCAAtacatgttttgtaattttgagaTGAATCCTTTATCTTTTCTCCAATATTAGTGGCGAAGAACATGATTATGAGAGAGAGTGGCGTCTTAAGATGTTGGAAGATGAAAGTGATCCAAGTGACCCAGACTTTGGAATTTCTGATTAAGACGACAATAATTCAAGTTCTTCCAATAGCGGatctgatgaagatgatgatgaagagttGATGAACAAGTTTCAGTTAGAAATTGAAGATGATGTTGCTCAATTTAGAGATGAGCTGCCGATGCAGCATAATGCCTGCCCAGAAAGTGACAGTGACTCCGAACATGCCGAAGTGGTTCTGGTAAAACGAGGCCAACGGATCAGGCAAAGGGGAGATGGAAATTTACACTTTCAGCAAACATTTTCTAGTGGTCTTGCGTTTAAGGAAGCTATGCTAGATTATGCTCTTAAAACAGGAAACAATATTAAACAATCTAGGTGGGATCAGACAAGGTNAATTTACACTTTCAGCAAACATTTTCTAGTGGTCTTGCGTTTAAGGAAGTTGTGCTAGATTATGCTcttaaaacagaaaacaatattaAACAATCTAGGTGGGATCAGACAAGGCTTGAATACAAATGTGGTATGGATGGTTGCAATTGGAGAATATATTGCTCACTAAGCACCAAAAAGAATATATGGCATGTCACAGTGTTTAAAACTCACCATAATTGCAGTAGAAACAGAGAGTGTTTGATGTTGACTGATCCGGTGATTGCGCGTTTGTTTATGGACAAGATAAGACATGATCCAGAGAATATGATGCCTATGAAGATTCAAGAGATTATTAAAGATCAATGGAAGCTCACTGCTACACGAAATCAATGTCAAGAAGctagaaaaaaatcattgagGTGGCTacaaaaagaatatgaagatcAGTTTGCACATATTCGAGGTTATTGCAAAGAGATCACTGATTCAAATCCAGATTCTATAGTAGAAGTTGAAACTGTTCACGGGCCAGATGATAAAGAGTTATTTGGTCGGTTTTATGTGTTTTCACATTCTGTTTAGATCTAAGACAAATTAGACAGAAAATGTTTAGATCTAAGAAACGTGGGGATATAACTTGAAATTCAAATTAGGTGGGGATATACATTGTCAAAGTTTTGTTGTGTGGCTAGAAACAGAAGCTAAAGTTTCATGGGACTAAAGCAAGAATTGGAACTTTGTAGGGGGCTACAACTCGACTACCCGAAGTAATTAAACCACTTGGTATCTTCTTTTCCACTGTATTTAAATAGTACTTAATCGatagttaaataataaataaataatctaaactataaatttttttaaagttaaataaactacaaaatttatttaaataaataaaataaaattccttACTGATAAGCAAAATGTGCTAAAGTGAActagcaaaataaaattcataatagattgtttatttatttcgcttatttttaattataaatttataattaaacccaaataataataatatgacaGTCAAAAGATAAGTTTCTGACCGTcggtttaaataaaataattaagatcGAACGGCGTAGTGCTGTTTTAAGTGCTAACAATCGCTACTGTTTTATCAAGATCTTCTCAAATCAACTAAATTACAAGTGACGAGGAACAAATTTTAGCCGTTTACACAACCTTCAAGAACAGATTCGGAAAAGATCTCACGATGCCATTTTTTAActaaagtaaaataataataccttTCTGATCGTTGTGCAAATAAATTAGTAATGAATAATTTCAGATTGAAAATAgctactaatattttttttaaccttaaaATATAGGATGCAAATAGTTGCACAGtagaaaaaattgaagaaattggaaaaaaaagtattcaaatCATTTAActtgaaaaaattgaaaaaaattaattaattatataacaaaattattcaaGTTGTTCATCTATTTTTTTAGATGAATGAATTGAATGATATTCaaccaattttatttattaacctaatatttttaatttattcaattttgAACAACCATTTGCACCTATAATATTTTCCCATATTTTTATTAAGGGCTCTCATCTCTCTAAGAGAATCCCTAATCCATCTATCTCTCTCTAATCGGCTTTCATATCCTGCAGATAATTCTAGAGCTTTCAACAACAATCAAGTATTGTTGAGGTCCTTCCGTGATGTCCCGAAAGAATTCAAGACGGAAGCTCTCAGTTTTGAAGGGTTAATGCGAGAAATCAGAGCGTTCTGATTGGTTCATCTTCAAGATGAAATTCTCAGTTTTCTCACATCCTCACGTTGAAAactcaactcttttttttttttttatctctgttCTTTTAACTGgcgaatttatgttttataatatgatttttgcaatttttattcAAGAAATAGAGATATCTTTTGGCCAAAGAGGATGGTGGGCCAAACCCTTCAAATGCAAACAATTCTTCCTTCTTTGGCAACGAAGATATGCGCATTCTTTGATGTTTTACAACTGTTCAAAAAATGTTCATTGGCTCGTGAGGTTCTATTTGAAGAGATCAAATACTTCAACTTGGCTCATCTTGAGGACATGATCCTTAATTCTTTCAGATCTTCAGGTTAGAATTCAGATTCAATGCAATATGGTATTACTATTTGGTACACAATATCATATTATTCGCCacatatatgtaacaatcctttttattataaaataaaccaaagcaggacaaaatttcaatatattagcaaaattcttgaatttatatattgtagagactagagagaagAATGATTTCAACATTAATATTGATATCTGAATTATTATTACCGCACAGAAAAAAAGACATTTAATGTTGATAGGATTAATTACagaataaaacattttattctagatttttatgaaattaGGACCCTTAGACCTTCTCCATCGGTGGGTTCATAGGAGAGTTTCTAGTgtatttcgacaaaaaaataaatcacaagaaaagaaaaaatctaagaTCACCTCTTATGTAGTATACTCAAATTTGGTTTAAGAGACGCTACATGTCATCTATCTATTGggaggaaatttttttttgggaaagatcgattttattttttttcctctctctctttctctcacgaTTGAATCCCTGAAACGAGAAAACAATCGATCTAATGGTTACGGCGATGAcggtagtgatgatgatgagatcgCTGCGCCGCCGAAACATTTGAGTTGGGCTCAGAGTTTGATCGGAATCCATGAGAAGATCGTAGatgagtggaagaagaaagagaagaaaggatCTGCTGGATTCATGGAGGAGATGACGAGGATGGAGAAGCTTGGTCACTCGTTGATTGAATTCGCCGATGGATTTCATTATCCGGCGGAGAAAGATGCTGCTGAATCTGCGGCGGCGCAAGTGGCGGAGATGGCGGAGATATGCCGGAGAATGGAGGAGGAGCTTGTGCCGTTACAGCAACAGATCAGATTAGTTTTTCTTGGTGTGTTAATAGGTTCCGTCCAATTGAGGCTCTTGGACACTTTGTGTTGTGGGCGTTTGATTGTATTCTCACAGATTTGGTGTGTTAAATTGTTGATGATCTTTTGTTCATTAGTGTTATTGATTTTCGATTACTAACTCCATCGTCTTGTGGCATTTAGGTTGCAATATTTGTTGCATTAGCAATGGTACTACGTAGGAAACCTGATGCTTTGACTAATGTACTACCAACTTTGAGGGAAAATGCTAAGTATCAGGGACATGACAAGCTTCCTGTTACAGTTTGGATGATGGCTcaggtttgtgtgtttgttaaATGATTGAGGGTCAAAGAGTGTTGAGAATTGTGTGTTTCTGCAATTTTATTCTgaagttttgtaaaattgtaaaatgtgGACAGGCTTCCCAAGGTGATCTATCTGTAGGTTTGTATTCATGGGCGCACAACTTGTTACCTGTTGTTGTTAATAAGAACTGCAACCCTCAGGCAAGGGATCTCATCCTGCATTTGGTTGAGAAGTAAGAGTCATACGTTTTCTTGTGATCTCCtttgtttgatatttaataACATCATCTAATGTGGACCATACTTGTTAATGAAGCTGTTAGGAAAGGAGAGCGACTGGTTCCTCCTCCTTCATTTGAGATGTTGATGCGTCTTACAATCCCCGCTTCATCCGCAAGAGTAAAGGTAAGTAGTAGTACTATTGGAATTTATGGAACAAAACCTTGACGTGTTTGTTGATTCTGATCACAAGCATGATTCTTTGATTGCACACAGACTACATAGAGGTTTGAGGCAATATATCCCTTGTTGAAAGAAGTGGCTCTTGCTGGTGCACCAGGAAGCAAGGCAATGAAACAAGTCACATAACAAATATTCACTTTTTCTCTGAAACTAGTTGGAAAAGGTATTATTATTCACAAACAAAATCTTGAATCccatttatgaattgcacttttattgtaatatgtattaatgtttttattatgttttgtatgtttgaaaattaattaaatgtaatattttttatttttataaaatcttaaatgtttacacatttataccacttctattctatttaaaaattttaaatttcaaaaaacaatattttcaaaagtaaaagacccaaaattagaacctCAAAAATTTTTAGTTAAGAGATCATAgattcttaaatttaaaataatacacaattaattcataaaataatcaaacagTGTACCCCTTATAAGAACTCATCAATAATCTTGCCCTTTGTCCGAAGTATCAGAACTAGGCATTTTATTTCGTCTGAAATGACGGAAGTATCCTTCTCACATAAACgattctatttctctctctaacGATCGTCTCTCATTCTCCCGATCTCTCGCCTCcgccactttttttttaagagttctCAAACCTCTCGCCAACCGCCGTGATTGCTCAGATCTATCCGCCGGTGCACGTCTTGCTTAAGCTCTTCTCCGTTCTATTCATAATTCTCACAATCTATTTTCTTCAACGCGTTACTAACGAGTTACGGTTGACGAAATCGATCATGGATTAGCGTTAGGGTTGTTTAGCAGAGCTTCGTCTGTCAGTGGGATTATCATGTCGGAAGAAGATTGTAGATGGGACAAACATTTACGCActtatctaatatatatgtgCTCGTCCGCCGAAGATATTATATGTGTCATAGCTTCTCTTCCAGATGGAGATCCTTACAAGCATGATATAGTTATTAGATAAGTGCGTAAATGTTTGTAGTTTCTTTCCCAAAATACCTCATCGTAAATTAGAATTGGATTGTGAATTTGAATGTTTTAGGTAGTGTGTTGTGCATAGATTTTAATCATGTGTTAAATTAGTCTCGTTTTACATAATTGTTGTGGGTTTTGCCATCATCGCTCAAGCTAATATTAGGTTTTGCTCGCTATGATATTGTTTTTGCTAATAAAGAGTGAAATGCAGATCGAACAAGTATCCAAATGAACAACAACTATGATAGAAATCAGCCTCTTGGATAATACCACTGAAGAACTGCTGTCGGAGTGAAGCTTATTATCAGCTATTGAGGAAACGTATGAATCCAAACTTTCTCTTTAAATAGTTAAGTTGTCTTTTCCTTATTATGTGTGAATGTGTCACTACATGGTTGGTCTTCTATGCTAAACACATGTATGAGTCATTGCTAGTTTATAGGTCATGCTCCTTGTAGAAATCTTTGAACTTTAAGAGATGAAGTTTGCTAAATTCACTGCTTATGCAGTCAGTAAAGCCATGTTGGAGTTATAGGTACTTCTTCTTGGTAATGAATCTTATATGTCATTGGCTTGTCTTTTACCTTATCCAATTGGGCTCCCTCGTCTTCTAGTCTTTAGGTTAAGATTTCTTTCTACAATACGCATTAATGAATTTCCTTTGGGTTAACACTTGTAATtggctttagggtttagttaCCTTTCTTCAGTACGCTTAATGTGACTCCCTTAGGTTGACACTTGAATtggctttagggtttagtttaGTTTCTCCAATAAGCGTTAATGTGTTCCCTTGGGTTGATAATTGTAattggttttagggtttagttttacTAATTCATTATATGTTCATTATTCAGTGTTGGTTGCATTTTTCCCTTCTATATGAAGTTTATGGGTGTTTTAGTTTCTCCATTTGGGTTCCCTTTGGTGTAGTCCTTAGGGTTTAGTTTCTCTTCTTTACATAAATGGTTTTTGAGTTCTTTGTTTCAATTCTTTTAAGAACCCTTCTTCGCTCATTAATTTTCCCTTGCAATTGTTCAATTTAATTTCCAGATTGAATCATGTTATATACTTTGGAGGTGTGATTATGTTTCAGATTTTTGTAACTCACTTTATAATCCATTTCATTTGATGTCAGGTGCACATGTGAAGTGATCAAAGTGGATAACATAATCCATACAATCGTCAAGTGCATAAGGTAGTAAGGCTTGTGCATATGATGCAGCATCGAATTCTTGGTCTGCAGCGCTTGTGACTATGTGATGGTGATTCTTTTGATGAAGCTATGCATTGGAATTTTATGACCTTTAAACgatgaatttttcttttaaaccaaTTTCACAGATTCAAAACTCTTGCCatttttgtaaacaacaaattttttcCACAGTTCCTTATAAATAATGTTGTTAGATATAAGCTACATTGGTTGAAGTTCAgttcaaatttttcttcttgtcaaacagaaacaaggacaaaattgtcaaaaacaagtatttaaaaggCTTAATCTTGTAAGCACGGACAAAAATACTTTTAATCTCTAATATTTTGCTTTAACAAATGGCTATTCTATAAATATCCCAATATTGATATGCATGGGGATGTACGTAGCAAGTATATATGGGCACTAAATAGTGAGCATATAAAAAGAATCTCCTTTATATCTTGtgaaagctttttttctttagaaatcATATTCTTTCTCTCTAACTCTTTCCTTAAACCCCAATTTGCGTCTATATTCAAAGTGCTTTTCTTGGTGACTATCATCAATCTTTGAACGGTCTCTTTATCTCTGTCACCAATGATATGGGGATATCCTCTAAGCCGTGAAAGTATATAAATCAGATAAGAAACGTAATTTACTTCCATCTTCATAAACCTTAAAACGAACATCTTAAGCTGAATAACAGTATACTACATCAAAAAATTCATTGAGTGCATCAATTTTGTAAAAGCGTGTGTGCATAAGAGCAATTCATGTCTCTGTGACAGTACTGTGAGagtataaaacaaaagttataatCCAGTCCAATACCCAAATCAAGCCTCcctaaatttgatatataacaaaactataatataaaagaagTTTGATAAGTTAATTGTGGCGAGGTATAGCCGTGACGTGAGAAGACGATGAAATATGTTACTTTAGTTACCATAGTTATTTTTAGTTCataaattttctagttttataGAACTTTTTAACAATGTCAAGCGCGCTTGAatgatataaaaacaaaaaataaaacaaaaaaatagcaatcaCCGTATGTTAGCAAACCATGTGAAATACAGTTATAATCattcaaacaaatttaaacaaCCATGAGCTTACTAGTTAAAAGAAACCATAAAACCGAGGCAACAGTACACCACTTCAACGCCAAAATGTCTCCAAGAGTCCCCCTCAAACACTTCAGTGTTGTTATATACAAAACGAACAAACATTTAAGAAACTCAATGCGTTTTTTGGTGTATCAACAAGAATGAAGCGTTAAAGAGAACTCATGAGGACATTTGACTTGTTTCTTCTTGCTCTTTAATTTCCTAACAATTAAACAACACTAACACTACATgcctatttatatataacaatggaAAGAATCTCCAATCCTTCCTTCCTTCCCAATATGAGAATTTTTATACTGGGACCAAAGATCATACATTCGaatcatataattaaagaaCGTGTGGATATTTGAAAGATGAATGGAGTAGAAATTTTGAACCTTGTTCTTAaagatatttaattatgtttttctattttgcaTGAAATATATTCGAAACGACATAAAATTCTTTACATGGACTCTTTCTCTGATATGTcttttctctcctcttttttaattatcagtCATCATATTCCCAACATTATCTCCAATCGATGATTAAAGATGATCAGACCATTTAATCTCCCATGCAGTACGGGTAAGCACTTAACACTGAAATAATATGCTATAATATTGTCAGagaaatgtatatttttgtatacacttttttgttttctgtatttGATGTCATGCTTAATTATATCATAGTATTCAAGAATATCTTCACTGCAATTTTAACCATCTATAGTCTAGTTTTTagttatatagaaaattatttatagtCTTCCCATCTGCACACAAGTGGATGTGTgtgtttactatatatattacgCTTCTTCGTCATACACAAATTTTAGTTGGTCGATTCGGAAATCACCTATACGACATTTAGCTTTTTCATGCAATACATTTGTTCCCCCATACATGCATATCATGCGGTGCGCCACATATACGTGGCTAGTTAAATTTCTTTTGGCTagcttatttatttaaataaagaacaatctacttaataaataaaattaataaaattggtTTTCATCATATCTTTTATCAAGGAAAGACAAAATgtcaatatataaattattcaaaactcacagatttttttgtagtttaattgATATCAACATCAATAAGCTTTTCTCCATATTATAGTATAATAAGATTGAGGAGCAGGAGAATGTAGTGAACATGAGACCGTTATGGATACTAAAAGCATATAGAACATAAAACAGAATGTCTACGTGTTTGCATCCTTTCTATCCAGTGAAAAGCCATAAGGGCTTTTCTTCCAAATTCGTATTCTCTTTCACTCTTCCCTTTAACCCAAATTTGCGTCTATATTCAAAATGCATGCCTTGGTCATCATCTTTGagctctctctttttctatctATTCCTGGTGACGgtcatatacataaaatataggGATTGTCCTGTAAAGcatttaactatatatagaaGCGTGActtcttccatcttctcaaACCATGCATCAACCTCTTGTATTCATATTTCTAccaatatatatgtacatgcaAAGCTAAAGTGTAAATGAAAACTAGAAACGTCATTCTTGGTTGGATGTCTCCTAGAGTTCCTCTGAGCACTTCATTGGTAATACAGTTTTCGTGTATGATGATTACCCACTGAAGTGTTTGGGGGAACTCCCGGACCCATTCAACAGATTTCAACCTAGCAAGAcgttattaattaatttcaattatacATTTCAGTCTTATATATAATCCATTTTACCTTACTagatttttaaggttttaattgtttttttaaatggcTTATAGGTCGATGCATGTGACAACACATTGGCTACGATTTTAGTTATATTGAcgtcaaaagaaaaagacaaaaaaaaaaacacagaaaggTTAAAAAGCTTATGAATCTTGACATGGTGGGAGAGTCTTAATTTGACCAAATAAGGTATGTTGTCGATCAAAGAGTgggattcggtttggttttggacTTTTGAGTAAAGATAAcaagatattttttaatctaaattaCTATTGTATTTCTTCCAtacagatttttgttttagaaagtCTTTTTCTTATAGAGCACATCCTCGAGAGAGTCCCGGTGAAATATTTGCTGAGGTTCAAGACTGTATCCAAACAATGGAATTCAACGAGAGAATTCTTCAAGAAAAGACACTTGACGCACCGTCATCAATCAAGAGGTCCAGAATTTCTTATTGTGTCCTTACTTCGTTACAAGGATGCTTCTAGTGACCCGGACATAGAATCTATAAGAAATATTGTATCCAAGCAATGGAAATCAACGATCGACTCCATATTCTTAGACGAAAAGCAGTTGATGCCCTGTCATCAATCAGGAGGTCAAAATATTTTTACGGTGTCCGTACTTCGTCACCATGATATTTTTTGCAACTCTTCAAGATATGGATTTGGTCATGTGTTACCAAGATTTCTTGTTGTGctaatatcttatataatatgagaaggtttttcatAACTTTTGCTAATATTTTGACATTTGGCATTCTCTTTTGATGACACATATCATCCtttattttaactttgtttattttattttaaagattttccattttctcatttttttcttgcatTAGTTAACAAATTTAATGAAACAATAAACCACCCaattaatactataatttaagACAGGTAAACACACCACTCCACTAACTTTTGTCAACTGTATaagtcaaaattatttaatgacTATACAATACATATTAAGACACATAAATTAGAGAGGAGTAAATTACCAACAATGAGGAACAAAAATTTggtatatacaaattaaattttgattattaactAACAGATATTTCAGTGTATCAATGACTCGGATTTCAAACATTGAGATATAATAGTGCTAATATAAGTATAAGTCTACTTACGTCTTCGACTCATACTGGTGTTTCACCTTTCATTTTTTAGTTTAGTGAATCATTCAAATTGTTAAATATTCTTAAGATGGCTCAATTCATAtgttccttttttgttttcctgttttttctttgatccaaataaaattgaatttttttgaacatatatTAGGAACTACAGTTTTTTCTCACATCACAAGTTGAAGCAGATTCTATCGTGGAACATGACTAATACCTAACATGATGTGGTTGAACTAAAGAGGAGGATTGAGAGACATCTAGTTCACTTTAAACGAttgaatatatatgaaaaaaggaGTGACCATGGGAAATAGAGTCAGTTGCAAGACCAAGGAAAAAACTGGTAGGGGCATAAATTTGTTTATAGGATtcacaaagaagaaaaccaGAGGCAAGTGTTTTGAATAATCTCTAAGAATGGTGGAGAGATAATGACAGGTGAGTTTTTTTGAGTGCTCGAAATAATTCTTGATGACATCTGTTTTTGGATGTATAAACTACATAAACTGTGTAGATTTTCATTACACGAATGAAATTACAGATCTTTTGAAtctatatttatctttttttttatataatacatgtttgcttaataaaatagatagttaaaaaaggaaacagagCCATATGCAATTAACCATATATCGCCACTTCTAAGAATTTGATAAGATATACTTCTATATTaactatccaaaaaaaaaaaaccatttaggATATTTTTCATATGTGTCATGATATACTATATCAAATGTAGTAATCACttcacaaaaatattgaaagactgatcaacttttttattaaaaaaaacccttACAACTTAGTTTTACAACCGAACCACCAACTTTTATGCTACCGCACTCTCTTATACCATCTCCAATagttttcccaatttttttttctataatagaAGTGAATTttactccaacccatctctattctcacctctaaaatagagattgttaaatagaggaaaatatagcaatttatattttagaggtgagaatagagatGAATTGTAGTAGAattcacctctattatagaattTTTCTATTACAGAGAAAAAATAGGGATGAGTTGGAGATGATCT from Camelina sativa cultivar DH55 chromosome 3, Cs, whole genome shotgun sequence includes:
- the LOC104776577 gene encoding uncharacterized protein LOC104776577 yields the protein MPENGGGACAVTATDQISFSWCVNRFRPIEALGHFVLWAFDCILTDLVAIFVALAMVLRRKPDALTNVLPTLRENAKYQGHDKLPVTVWMMAQASQGDLSVGLYSWAHNLLPVVVNKNCNPQARDLILHLVEKWTILVNEAVRKGERLVPPPSFEMLMRLTIPASSARVKTT